Below is a window of Cupriavidus sp. MP-37 DNA.
TTTGCAACAGCGGTGGAGTGCAGTTCCGGCAAGCTGAGGAGCTTGTGGAGGAGGTCGGGGAGCGGATCTGGAAATGAAAAAAGCCAGCGCGAGGCTGGCTTTTTGAAACTGGTGGGTGGTACAGGGATTGAACCTGTGACCCCTGCCGTGTGAAGGCAGTGCTCTACCGCTGAGCTAACCACCCCTGTCTGCGTCGTCGTTGCCGTCGTGCAGCAGAGAAATGAGATTATGCAGAGGTTCTTGTATCTTGTAAAGCCCTTTTTTGAACTTTCTTACGCTGCCAGCGTTCCCGGGGCTTCGGCAGGGTCTTCCCGCCATACCGTCTTGCCGCCGCTGGCCTTGTCGAGGCCCTTGATTATGGCCAGATGGGCCTGCTGTTCCTCATCGGTGGCGCGCAGTACCGGCAAGGTCAGCCGGGACAGGTCGGCGGTGGCGACCACGCCGCCCTGGCCGCCGCTGCTGTCGAGCGTGTCGATCACCAGCGAATCCTGGCCGCGCGTCATCGCCAGGTAGACCTCGGCGAGCAGTTCGGCGTCCAGCAGCGCGCCGTGCAGCGTGCGGTGGGCGTTGCTGATGCCGAGGCGTTCGCACAGGGCATCGAGCGAGTTGCGCTTGCCGGGGAACATCTGGCGGGCTTCGCGCAAGGTATCGATCACGTTGCCGACATGCTGGCGGAACGGCGGCAGGCCCAGCAGCTGGAATTCCATGTCGAGGAAGCCCAGGTCGAACTGCGCGTTGTGGATGATCAGCTCGGCGTCCTGCACGAATTCGCGGATGTCGTCGACGACTTCGGCAAAGCGCGGCTTGTCGGCCAGGAATTCGACGGTGATGCCGTGCACGGCGATCGCGCCCTCGTCGATATCGCGTTCCGGGTTGACGTAGAAGTGCAGGTGGCGTCCCGTCAGGCGGCGGTTCATCAGCTCGACGCAGCCGATTTCGATCAGGCGGTCGCCGGTGGCGGCATTCAGGCCGGTGGTTTCGGTATCGAGAACGATTTGTCGCATGGCGGGCATTCTAGCGGAGCGGGGCGGGCGTTCCGCGCTTGTTGTTGGTGGTGAAGCGGGATCCGGTCAGCGGCCGATCGATTCGACGCCGCGGTTGGCCAGCGCGTCGGCGCGCTCATTGCCGGGGTGGCCGTTGTGGCCGCGCACCCAGTGCCACGAGATCTGGTGCGGTTGCGCCAGGGTGTCCAGCGCCTGCCACAGGTCGGCGTTCTTGACCGGCTTCTTGTCGGCGGTTTTCCAGCCGCGCGCCTTCCAGCCGGGCAGCCACTCGCTGATGCCTTTCTGCACGTACTGCGAGTCGGTATAGACGCGCACTACGCAGGGCCGCTTGAGCGCGCGCAGCGCTTCGATCACGGCGGTCATTTCCATGCGGTTGTTGGTGGTGTTCGGCTCGCCGCCGAACAGCTCTTTCTCGCTGGTGCCGGCGACCAGCACTGCGCCCCAGCCGCCGCGGCCGGGATTGCCCTTGCAGGCGCCGTCGGAGTAGATCGTGACTTCTTGCATGTGATTCCGTGGTGGCCACCCGCGGGTCGGGTGGCGCATTGAGGGGCGGGACAGGTGGATCACCCGCGCGGCCGGGCCGCGTCAGTGTTCCTTGCCCGGGGCCTTGCCGTGCGTGCCGGTGGGGGTGGCCACCGGCGCCGACACCGGCGCCAGCGCCGGCTTGCTCTTCCACGCCGGTCCGACCAGCCGGATATTGCGCACGCGCTTGATCGCCGAAATCATATAGACCGCGCCGAAGATCGGCCACCAGCGGTCGCCGGCCTTTTCCATGAAGGCGGCGCGCTGCAGCCAGCGGTCGGTGCGGTACGGCGGGCAATAGCAGCCGAAGCGGCCGCGGATGATATCGAAGCCGAGCAGCTTGAGCCAGTCCTTGATGCGCACGAAGCCGATCTGCTGGGCGTCGGTCGGCAGGAAGGGCGTGGCACCGAGCCGGTTCATGCCCTGGCGCGCACCCCACAGGCTCATCGGGTTGAAGCAGGTGACCACCACGCGGCCCTCGGGCATCAGCACGCGCGAGACTTCGCGCAGCACTTCATGCGGGTCTTCGGCAAACTCCAGGATGTGGGGCAGCGTGACCAGGTCGATGCTCTGGGTGTCGAACGGCAGTTCGTCGAAACGGCACAGCAGCTGGCGCGCATCCGGATGTGCGGCACGCGGCCCGTGCGGGCCGCTGGACGGATCCAGCGCCAGCGCCGAGAACGGCATCCGGTTCTCGCGCAGGGTATCGATATAGGGCAGGCCGAGCTGGACCGCGTGATAGCCGAAGATGTCGGCCACGGTCCGGTCGTACTGCTGCGCCTCCCAGCGCAGCATGTACTCGCCGGGCGGCGAGGCCAGCCAGTCTTCCCAGCTTACAATCGGGTGATTGGGACGATTGGACATAGGAGCATGCGCATGTTGAAGGTTGAGCCGATCCCGGCGTTCCAGGATAACTATATCTGGGCCATCCACGACGGGCACTGCGCCGCCGTGGTCGATCCTGGCGAGGCCGCGCCGGTGGAGCGCTTCCTGGCGCAAAGCGGTCTGGCTCTGGGCGCTATTGTAATCACCCATCACCACGGCGATCACCAGGGTGGGGTGGCCGAGCTGCTGGCCGCGCATCCGCGCGCGCCCTCGGGCGAACCGCTGCCGGTGCTGGGGCCGGCGCGCGAGCGTATCGGCGGGCGCACCCGGGCGCTGCGCGAGGGCGATGTGGCGACGCTCGAGGCGCCGGCGCTGACGCTGCGCGTGCTGGACGTGCCCGGCCACACCGCCGGCCACATCGCCTATGTTGCCGACCTGGGCGAAGCCGGCCCGGCAGTGTTTTGCGGCGATACGCTGTTCGCCAGCGGCTGCGGGCGCCTGTTCGAAGGCACGCCGGCGCAGATGCTGGCGTCGCTGGACAAGCTGGCGGCGCTGCCCGGCGACACCCGCGTCTATTGCGCGCACGAATACACGCGCAGCAATGTCCGCTTCGCGCGCGCGGTCGAGCCGGGCAATGCCGCGCTGGCGGCGTGGGAGGAACGCGTCGAGGCGCTGCGCGCCGCGGACCGGCCGACGCTGCCGACCACCATCGCGCATGAGCGCGAGGTCAACCCGTTCCTGCGCTCGCGCGAACCGGCGGTGCGCGCCGCGGTGTCGGCGCACGGCGGCGCCACCGCGGGCGATGCGCAGGCGTTCGGTGCGCTGCGCGGCTGGAAGGACAATTTCCGCTGAGCCACCGGCCCGGCCCCATGCCTTGTGCCGCAAGGCACGGCGGCGGCCGGCCGGATAGCGGCTATATGGAAAATCTGATTGACGCGATACGCGGTTTTTTTTAGCATCACGCAACCTTTTAGCGTCACGATTTGAGAACTTAATGAAAATTGGTCGACTACTGGCGGTGGTCGCGTGCGCCGCGCTGCTTGCAGCGTGCGCCAGCACCCCCACGCCGCCTGAAGGCGCCGACGGCGCCGCGACCGCCCAGACTGCCAAGCGCCCGGACCCGCTCAACTCGCTCAGCGACAAGTCGGCGCTCTCTTCCACTTCCACCATCAATGTCGACCAGGGCGGCCTGGACTGGCTGCGCGGCCCGTCCAACGATATCTGGGACCGCATCCGGCGCGGCTTTGCCATGCAGGACCTGGAGGGTACGCTGGTCGATGATCGTACCCAGTGGTATGCGCAGCGGCCGGAGTACATGGAACGGATGGTCGGGCGCTCGAGCCGCTACCTCTACCACATCGTCGAGGAGCTCGAGCAGCGCAAGATGCCGACCGAGCTGGCGCTGCTGCCGTTCGTCGAGAGCGCGTTCAATCCGCAGGCGCAGTCCACCGCCAAGGCGGCCGGGATGTGGCAGTTCATCCCCAGCACGGGCAAGTCGTACAACCTGAAGCAGAACATGTTCCGCGACGAGCGCCGCGACGTGCTGGCCTCGACCGACGCCGCGCTCGACTACCTGGCGCGGCTCTACGACATGTTCGGCGACTGGCACCTGGCGCTGGCGGCGTACAACTGGGGCGAGGGCGCGGTGTCGCGGGCGATCGCGCGCAACCAGGCGCGCGGGCTGCCGACCGACTATGCCAGCCTGCCGATGCCCAACGAGACGCGCTACTACGTGCCCAAGCTGCAGGCGGTCAAGAACATCATCGCCAACCCGGCCGCGTACGGCGTCAAGCTGCCCGAGATTCCGGACCATCCGTACTTCGTCACGGTGACCACCTCGCGCGACATCGACGTGAACCTGGCGGCCAAGCTGGCGGACATGTCGGTGGAGGAATTCAAGGCGCTGAACCCGTCGTTCAACCGGCCGGTGATCCTGGGCGCGTCGAATCCGCAGATCCTGCTGCCGTTCGATAACGCCGAGCGCTTCCAGTACAACCTGAACACCTATCGCGGCGGGCTGTCGAGCTGGGCCGCGGTGACGGTGGACAGCCGCGAGCGCGTCGAGTCGCTGGCGGCGCGCCTGAATGTCGATGCCGACACGCTGCGCGAGATCAACAGCATCCCCAAGGGCATGCGCCTGAAGGCGGGCTCGACCGTGATGATCCCGCGCTCGGGCCGGCATGACCAGGACATCAGCGCCACCCTCGCCGACAGCGCCATGCTGGCGATGGAGCCGGACCTGCCCGATGCGCGCCGCGTGGTGGTGCGCGCCAGCCGGCGCGACACCGTGGCCTCGGTGGCGCGGCGCTACGGGGTCTCGGCGGGGCAGGTGCAGTCGTGGAACAAGCTCTCCGGCACCAAGCTGGTGGCCGGACAGAGCCTGGTGCTGATGGTGCCGGTGCGCGGCGCCGGCGCCGTGCGCGCGGCCCGTGCCGAACGCGCCGACCGCGCCGAGCGGGCCGAGCGCAGCGAACAGGCCAGCCGCAAGGAACCCACCGGCAAGGCCGGCAAGGGCGCCAGGGTGGTCCGGGTTTCCGCCAAGGGCAAGGGCGAGGCGCGCCAGCGTGTGGTGGTCGAAGCCTCGCCGCGACGCGGGGCCAAGGCACCGGCAGTCGCCAAGGTGTCGGCCAAGACCTCCACCAAGGCCAGCGCCAAGGGCGTCAAGGCGCGCTGACGCGGCCGCACCGGCGCGACGCCGGGAGCAAAAGGGGCGATGCCGTTGGCACGCCCCTTTTTTCATGTGCCGGCGCCGCCCCGTGCGCCAGCACGCCCAAACCGTGGCCACGGGTACCCGGGCCGGTGGCAAACTACGGGCATATCCACAACTACCGCACAAGCGGAGGAGACAGACATGACGGCAAGCCATGCCGTGCATGCCCGTTCGCTGGCCGACCCCGAGGGGTTCTGGGCCGAACAGGCGGCACGCATCGACTGGGAAACCCCGTTCAGCCAGGTGCTCGACAACAGCCGCGCCCCCTTTACGCGCTGGTTCGTCGGCGGGCGCACCAACCTGTGCCACAACGCGGTCGACCGCCACCTGGCGGCCCGCGCCAGCCAGCCGGCGCTGCACTGGGTTTCGACCGAAACCGACCAGGCCCGCAGCTTCACCTACGCCGAACTGCACGACGAGGTCAGCCGCATGGCGGCGATCCTGCAGCAACTGGGCGTACAGCGCGGCGACCGCGTGCTGATCTACATGCCGATGATTCCGGAAGCCGCCTTCGCGATGCTGGCGTGCGCGCGCATCGGCGCCATCCATTCGGTGGTGTTCGGCGGCTTTGCCTCGGTCAGCCTGGCCGCGCGCATCGAGGATGCCCGCCCGCGCGTGGTGGTCAGCGCCGATGCCGGCTCGCGCGCGGGCAAGGTGGTGCCGTACAAGCCGCTGCTGGACGAGGCCATGCGGCTGTCGTCGCACCAGCCCGAGAAGGTGCTGCTGGTGGACCGGCAACTGGCGGACATGCCCCGCACCGCAGGCCGCGACCAAGACTACGGCGCGTGGCGCGAGCGCGTCGCCGGCGTGCAGGTGCCGTGCGTGTGGCTGGAGTCGGGCGAGCCGTCCTATGTGCTCTATACCTCGGGCACCACCGGCAAGCCCAAGGGCGTGCAGCGCGATACCGGCGGCTATGCGGTGGCGCTGGCCACGTCGATGGAATACATCTTCTGCGGCAAGGCCGGCGACACCATGTTCACCGCGTCGGACATCGGCTGGGTGGTGGGGCACAGCTATATCGTCTATGGCCCGCTGCTGGCCGGCATGGCGACGCTGATGTATGAAGGCACGCCGGTCCGGCCCGATGGCGGCATCCTGTGGCGGCTGGTTGAACAATACCGGGTCAACCTGATGTTCAGCGCCCCGACCGCGATCCGCGTGCTGAAGAAGCAGGATCCGGCGTGGCTGACGCGTTACGACCTGTCCAGCCTGCGCCTGCTGTTCCTGGCCGGCGAGCCGCTCGACGAGCCCACCGCGCGCTGGATCCAGGACGGCCTGGGCAAGCCGGTGGTCGACAACTACTGGCAGACCGAATCCGGCTGGCCCATCATCGCGATCCAGCGCGGCCTCGAGGCGTTGCCGCCCAAGCTGGGCTCGCCCGGCGTGCCGGCCTACGGCTATGACCTGAAGATCGTCGACGAGGCCACCGGCGAAGAGTGCCCGCCCGGGCAGAAGGGCGTGGTCGCCATCGACGGCCCGCTGCCGCCGGGATGCATGAGCACGATCTGGGGCGACGATGACCGCTTCGTGCGCACTTACTGGCAGGCGGTGCCGAACCGGCTGTGCTATTCCACCTTCGACTGGGGCGTGCGCGATGCCGACGGCTATGTCTTTATCCTGGGACGCACCGACGACGTGATCAACGTCGCCGGCCACCGGCTGGGCACACGCGAGATCGAGGAAAGCCTGTCGTCCAGCGCCGCGGTGGCCGAGGTCGCCGTGGTGGGCGTGCAGGACGCGCTCAAGGGACAGGTGGCGATGGCGTTCTGCATCGCCCGCGATCCGGCGCGCACCGCCACGCCGGAGGCGCGGCTGGTGCTCGAGGGCGAGCTGATGAAGACGGTCGAGCAGCAACTCGGCGCGGTGGCCCGGCCGGCGCGTGTGCTGTTCGTCAATGCGCTGCCGAAGACGCGTTCCGGCAAGCTGCTGCGGCGTGCCATGCAGGCCGTGGCCGAGGGCCGCGATCCGGGCGACCTGACCACCATCGAGGATCCGGGCGCGCTGGACCAGCTGCAGGCCGCGTTGAAGGGCTAGTGGGGAAGGGCGATGGCGGTGTCGCGCGCGGCACACCGCATCGCCGCCTTGCCATCGGTCGTGATGCAGTCTAATATTTGAAGCATAAAATATTTAGTCTTGATCTAGATCGCGGTGAGGCCCGGATGCGGTCGCAATATGCGGCGCGCCCGGCACAGCCGGCAGGAGGCAACAGATGCGTGTGCTTTGTATTGGCGGAGGCCCCGCCGGCCTGTACTTCGGCCTGCTGATGAAACTGCAGGATGCGGCCAACGAGGTCATCGTGGTCGAGCGCAACCGGCCCTACGACACCTTCGGCTGGGGCGTGGTGTTTTCCGACGCCACCATGGACAACCTGAAGCAGGCCGACCCGGCCAGCGCCAGCGAGATCAACGCCGCCTTCAACCACTGGGACGATATCGACATCCATATCGGCGGGCGCACCATCCGCTCGGGCGGGCATGGCTTTATCGGCATCGGCCGCAAGCGCCTGCTGAACATCCTGCAGGCGCGCTGCGAAGCGCTCGGGGTGAAGCTGGTGTTCGAGACCGATGTCTCCGACGACCAGGCGCTGGCGATGCAATACCAGGCCGACCTGGTGATCGCCTCGGACGGACTGAACAGCCGCATCCGCACCCGCTATGCCGACACCTTCCGGCCGGATATCGATACGCGCCAGTGCCGCTTTGTCTGGCTGGGCACGCACAAGCTGTTCGATGCCTTCACCTTTGCCTTTGAAAAGACCGAGCACGGCTGGTTCCAGGCGCATGCCTACCGCTTCGACGACAACACCTCGACCTTTATCGTCGAGACGCCGGAAGCGGTCTGGCGCGCCGCCGGCATCGAGCAGATGAGCCAGGAAGAGGGCGTGGCCTACTGCGAGAAGCTGTTCGCGCGCTACCTCGACGGCAACAAGCTGATCAGCAACGCGGCGCACCTGCGCGGCTCGGCGATCTGGATCCGCTTCCCGCGCGTGATCTGCCGGCAATGGGTGCACTGGAACACCTTGCCCGACGGCCGCCGCGTGCCGGTGGTGCTGATGGGCGATGCCGCGCACACCGCGCATTTCTCGATCGGCTCCGGCACCAAGCTGGCGCTCGAGGATGCCATCGACCTGGCCGAAGAGATCCGCGGCAGCGGCCACGACGGCCTGCCCGACGCGCTGGCGCGCTATGAAGCCACGCGCGGCGTGGAGGTGCTGAAGATCCAGAACGCGGCGCGCAACTCGACCGAGTGGTTCGAGAACGTCGAGCGCTACGCCGGCAGCCTGCCGCCGGAGCAGTTCGCTTATTCGCTGCTGACGCGCTCGCAACGGATTTCGCATGAGAACCTGCGCGTGCGCGATGCCGGCTATGTCGCGCAATTCGAGCACTGGCTGGCACAGCAGGCCGGGGTGCCGGCCGACAGCCTGCAGCTGCAGGCGCACCAGCCGCTGCCGCCGATGTTCACGCCGTTCCGCGTGCGCGGCGTCACGCTGAAGAACCGCGTGGTGGTATCGCCGATGGCCATGTATTCCTGCACCGACGGCGTGCCGGGCGACTTCCATCTGGTCCACCTGGGTGCGCGCGCACTCGGCGGCGCCGGCATGGTGGTGGCCGAGATGACCTGCGTGTCGCCCGATGCGCGCATCACGCCGGGCTGCCCGGGCTTGTGGAACGATGCACAGCGCGACGCGTGGAAGCGCATCGTCGATTTCGTGCATGCCAACAGCGATGCGCGCATCGCCATGCAGATCGGCCACTCGGGCCGCAAGGGCTCGACGCAACTCGGCTGGGAAGCGATGGACCACCCGCTGCCGCAGGGCAACTGGCCGGTGATTTCAGCGTCGCCGCTGCCTTACCTGCCGGGCGAATCGCAGACCCCGCGCGCGATGACGCGCGCCGACATGGACCGCGTGCGCGACGACTTCGTCGCCAGCGCGCGGCGCGCGGCCGAAGCCGGCTTCGACTGGCTCGAGCTGCACTGCGCGCACGGCTATTTGCTGTCGAGCTTTATCTCGCCGCTGACCAATACCCGCGACGACGAATACGGCGGTTCGCTGGCGGCGCGGCTGCGCTATCCGCTGGAAGTGTTCGAGGCCGTGCGCGCGGTCTGGCCGCAGGACAAGCCGATGTCGGTGCGTATCTCGGCGCACGACTGGGTCGAAGGCGGCATCACGCCCGACGACGCTGTCGAGATCGCCCGGGCCTTCAAGGCCGCGGGCGCCGACATGATCGATTGCTCGTCGGGGCAGGTCAGCCCGGACCAGGCGCCGGTCTACGGCCGCATGTACCAGACCCCCTTTGCCGACCGCATTCGCAACGAGGCCGGCATCGCCACCATTGCGGTGGGCGCGATCTTCGAGGCCGATCACGTCGACTCGATCATCGCCGCCGGCCGCGCGGACCTGTGCGCGATTGCGCGCCCGCACCTGGCCAACCCGGCGTGGACGCTGCAGGAAGCCGCGCGCATCGGCTACCGCGATATCGCCTGGCCCAAGCAGTACCTGGCCGGCAAGCGGCAGCTGGAAACCAACCTCGAACGCGCCGCGGCGCAGGAGAAGCAGGCATGACGGGCAGCACGGCAACGCTGGCCGGCCGGCACGCGCTGGTCACCGGCGGCGGGCGCGGCATCGGCGCGGCGATCGCGCGGCGGCTGCTGGCCGATGGCGCCAGCGTGACGCTGCTGGGGCGCGCTGCCGGCACGCTGCAGGCGACGGTGCAGGCGTTGCGCGGCCAGGCGCCGGCAGGGGCCATGGTGTCGTTCGTCACCGCCGATATTGCCGATGCCGACAGCGTGGCGCGCGCCTTTGCCACGGCCACGGAACAGGCCGGCCGCGTGGCGATGCTGGTCAACAATGCCGGGCAGGCCCACAGCGCGCCGTTCCTGAAGACCGATGCCGCGCTGTGGCAGCGGATGCTTGACGTCAACCTGACCGGCACCTTCCTGTGCACGCAGGCCGCCTTGCCCGCGATGCTTGAAGCCGGCTGGGGCCGCATCGTCAACGTGGCCAGCACCGCGGGCCTGATCGGCTACGGCTATGTGAGCGCCTATTGCGCGGCCAAGCATGGCGTGATCGGGCTGACGCGCGCGCTGGCGCTGGAAACCGCGGCCAAGGGCGTGACCATCAACGCGGTCTGCCCCGGCTATACCGAAACCGATATCGTGCGCGACGCCGTCGCCAATATCGTTGGCAAGACCGGTCGTACGGAAGATCAGGCGCGTGCCGAACTGGCCGCGCGCAACCCGCAGCGGCGCCTGGTGCAGCCGGAGGAAGTGGCCGACGCCGTGGCATGGCTGTGCCAGCCGTCCGCGGGCGCGATCACTGGACAGGCGATCCCGGTGGCCGGCGGCGAAGTGATGGCGGGCTGACAAGACAAGGACCGGAGAGAAAACCATGACTGAAATCGCACTCGACATGCGCCACCACAAGCGCAGCTTCGCCGCTTATGAACCGCGGCACTTCCTGTGGTCGGTGTCCGACGACGGCAAGGTCGGCACCATCACGCTGAACCGGCCCGAACGCAAGAACCCGCTGACCTTCGACTCCTACGCCGAGCTGCGCGACCTGTTCCGCGGCCTGTGCTACGCCAGCGACATCAAGGCGGTGGTGGTGACCGGCGCCGGCGGCAACTATTGCTCCGGCGGTGATGTGCACGAGATCATCGGCCCGCTGACGCGCATGTCGATGCCGGAGCTGCTCGACTTCACACGCATGACCGGCGACCTGGTCAAGGCGATGCGCGCGTGCCCGCAGCCGTTGGTGAGCGCGGTCGACGGCATCTGTGCCGGCGCTGGCGCGATGATGGCGCTGGCGTCCGACATGCGCCTGGGCACGGCGCAGGCCAAGACCGCGTTCCTGTTCACGCGCGTGGGCCTGGCCGGTGCCGACATGGGCGCGTGCACGCTGCTGCCGCGCGTGATCGGGCAGGGCCGGGCCAGCGAGCTGCTGTACACCGGCCGTTCGATGAGCGCGGAGGAAGGGCTGCAGTGGGGCTTCTTCAACGCGCTGCACCCGACCGAAGCGGTGCTGGCGCAGGCGCAGGCGCTGGCCGCGCAACTGGCCGCCGGCCCGACCTTCGCCCACGGCGTGACCAAGAAGCTGCTGCACCAGGAATGGAATATGGGCCTGGACGAGGCTATCGAGGCCGAGGCCGAGGCGCAGGCGATCTGCATGCAGACGCGCGATTTCCGCCGCGCCTATGAGGCCTTCGTCGCCAAGACCAGGCCGGTCTTCGAAGGGGACTGAGCCGCCATGTCCGACAAGACCTACCTCGATCTGCCGCTGTTCGACGATGCCCACCGCGTGCTGGAGCGCGAGCTTGACGCATGGTGCGGGCAACACCTGCGGGTCGACCACAGCGACACCGATGCCGCCTGCCGCGCGCTGGTGCGGCAACTGGGCGAGGTCGGCTGGCTGCGCTATTGCGTGCCGGCCGCGCATGGCGGCGCGCTGCCCGCGCTCGATTCGCGCTCGCTGTGCCTGCTGCGCGAGACCCTCGCGCGCCATGACGGCCTGGCCGATTTTGCCTTTGCCATGCAGGGGCTGGGCTCGGGCGCGATCACGCTGGCGGGCAGCGAGGCGCTGCGCGCGCGCTACCTGCCGCGCGTGGCCCGCGGCGAGGCGATCGCCGCGTTCGCGCTGTCGGAACCCGATGCCGGTTCGGATGTCGCCGCGATGCAATGCAGCGCGCGGCTGTCCGAAGACGGCAGCCACTATGTGATCGATGGCGCCAAGACCTGGATCTCGAACGGCGGCATTGCCGACTTCTACTGCGTGTTCGTGCGCACCGGCGAAGCGCCGGGCGCGCGCGGCATCACGGCCCTGGTGGTCGACGCCGACACGCCGGGCCTGGCCATTGCCGAGCGCATCGACGTGATGGCGCCGCATCCGCTGGCCACGCTGCGCTTCGACCAGTGCCGCGTGCCGGTGGGCAACCGGCTGGGCGAGGCGGGGCAGGGCTTCAAGGTGGCGATGATGACGCTCGATATCTTCCGCGCTTCGGTGGCGGCGGCGGCGCTGGGTTTCGGCCGCGCCGCGCTGGACGATGCGCTGGCGCGTGCCCGCGCGCGGCCGATGTTCGGCGGCGTGCTGGCCGACCTGCAGCTGACCCAGGCCGCGGTCGGCGACATGGCCACCGCCATCGACGCCGCCGCGCTGCTGACCTATCGCGCGGCCTGGCTGCGCGATGTGAAGGGACAGCGCACCACGCGCGAGGCGGCCATGGCCAAGATGGTCGCCACCGAGAACGCGCAGCAGGTGATCGACCGCGCGCTGCAGATGTTCGGCGGCCTCGGCGTCAAGGTCGGCACGCGGGTGGAAAGCCTGTACCGCGAGATCCGCTCACTGCGCATCTATGAAGGCGCCACCGAAGTGCAGAAGCTGATCATCGCGCGCGAGACGCTGGCCGGGCACAAGGCGTAAGGGAGAAGATGGTGACGTACGTCAAAAGGAAATCTTTTGCGACGCCGCTAATAAACCGTCGTCCCCGCGCAGGCGGGGACCCAGTGACTTTTGTCCCCAGAGGACTTCAAAGACGCTGGATTCCCGCCTGCGCGGGAATGACGACGGCTTTTTCGAACGCTGTCGTGAAAAACTGAAAGTTCAATAGTCGGCGAGACAGCTGACAGCAGACAGGAGACAAGCCATGGCGACCACAGCCCACCTCGATACCTTCGCGCGCGACCGCCTGCCGCCGCAAGACCAGTGGCCGGTGTTCCGCTTCAACGCCGATACTGACTACCCCGAGCGGATCAATGCGGCGGTGGAGCTGGTCGACCGCCACGTGCGCGAAGGACGCGGCGAGCGCATCGCCATCCGCCATCGCCGCGACGGCCGCATCGAGACCGTCAGCTATGCCGAGCTCGCGGCGCTGGTGAACCGCATCGCCCATGTGCTGGTCGAGGACATGCGGCTGGTGCCCGGCAACCGTGTGCTGCTGCGCGGCCCCAACAACCTGATGATGGCAGCCAGCTGGCTGGCGACGCTGAAGGCCGGACTGGTGGCGGTGCCGACCATGCCGCTGCTGCGCGCCAGGGAGCTCAAGCAGATCATCGACAAGGCGCAGGTCAGCGCCGCGCTGTGCGATGCGCGGCTGCGCGAGGAACTCGACGCCAACCAGCAGGCCGGCGGCGAATGGCATTGCCCGAGCCTGG
It encodes the following:
- a CDS encoding SDR family NAD(P)-dependent oxidoreductase produces the protein MTGSTATLAGRHALVTGGGRGIGAAIARRLLADGASVTLLGRAAGTLQATVQALRGQAPAGAMVSFVTADIADADSVARAFATATEQAGRVAMLVNNAGQAHSAPFLKTDAALWQRMLDVNLTGTFLCTQAALPAMLEAGWGRIVNVASTAGLIGYGYVSAYCAAKHGVIGLTRALALETAAKGVTINAVCPGYTETDIVRDAVANIVGKTGRTEDQARAELAARNPQRRLVQPEEVADAVAWLCQPSAGAITGQAIPVAGGEVMAG
- a CDS encoding enoyl-CoA hydratase family protein, encoding MTEIALDMRHHKRSFAAYEPRHFLWSVSDDGKVGTITLNRPERKNPLTFDSYAELRDLFRGLCYASDIKAVVVTGAGGNYCSGGDVHEIIGPLTRMSMPELLDFTRMTGDLVKAMRACPQPLVSAVDGICAGAGAMMALASDMRLGTAQAKTAFLFTRVGLAGADMGACTLLPRVIGQGRASELLYTGRSMSAEEGLQWGFFNALHPTEAVLAQAQALAAQLAAGPTFAHGVTKKLLHQEWNMGLDEAIEAEAEAQAICMQTRDFRRAYEAFVAKTRPVFEGD
- a CDS encoding bifunctional salicylyl-CoA 5-hydroxylase/oxidoreductase; translation: MRVLCIGGGPAGLYFGLLMKLQDAANEVIVVERNRPYDTFGWGVVFSDATMDNLKQADPASASEINAAFNHWDDIDIHIGGRTIRSGGHGFIGIGRKRLLNILQARCEALGVKLVFETDVSDDQALAMQYQADLVIASDGLNSRIRTRYADTFRPDIDTRQCRFVWLGTHKLFDAFTFAFEKTEHGWFQAHAYRFDDNTSTFIVETPEAVWRAAGIEQMSQEEGVAYCEKLFARYLDGNKLISNAAHLRGSAIWIRFPRVICRQWVHWNTLPDGRRVPVVLMGDAAHTAHFSIGSGTKLALEDAIDLAEEIRGSGHDGLPDALARYEATRGVEVLKIQNAARNSTEWFENVERYAGSLPPEQFAYSLLTRSQRISHENLRVRDAGYVAQFEHWLAQQAGVPADSLQLQAHQPLPPMFTPFRVRGVTLKNRVVVSPMAMYSCTDGVPGDFHLVHLGARALGGAGMVVAEMTCVSPDARITPGCPGLWNDAQRDAWKRIVDFVHANSDARIAMQIGHSGRKGSTQLGWEAMDHPLPQGNWPVISASPLPYLPGESQTPRAMTRADMDRVRDDFVASARRAAEAGFDWLELHCAHGYLLSSFISPLTNTRDDEYGGSLAARLRYPLEVFEAVRAVWPQDKPMSVRISAHDWVEGGITPDDAVEIARAFKAAGADMIDCSSGQVSPDQAPVYGRMYQTPFADRIRNEAGIATIAVGAIFEADHVDSIIAAGRADLCAIARPHLANPAWTLQEAARIGYRDIAWPKQYLAGKRQLETNLERAAAQEKQA
- a CDS encoding acyl-CoA dehydrogenase family protein, whose amino-acid sequence is MSDKTYLDLPLFDDAHRVLERELDAWCGQHLRVDHSDTDAACRALVRQLGEVGWLRYCVPAAHGGALPALDSRSLCLLRETLARHDGLADFAFAMQGLGSGAITLAGSEALRARYLPRVARGEAIAAFALSEPDAGSDVAAMQCSARLSEDGSHYVIDGAKTWISNGGIADFYCVFVRTGEAPGARGITALVVDADTPGLAIAERIDVMAPHPLATLRFDQCRVPVGNRLGEAGQGFKVAMMTLDIFRASVAAAALGFGRAALDDALARARARPMFGGVLADLQLTQAAVGDMATAIDAAALLTYRAAWLRDVKGQRTTREAAMAKMVATENAQQVIDRALQMFGGLGVKVGTRVESLYREIRSLRIYEGATEVQKLIIARETLAGHKA